One segment of Nothobranchius furzeri strain GRZ-AD chromosome 13, NfurGRZ-RIMD1, whole genome shotgun sequence DNA contains the following:
- the porb gene encoding P450 (cytochrome) oxidoreductase b isoform X2: MGCVFSLPEDKRDVAERAPSTRETSFIEKMKKTGKNIIVFYGSQTGTAEEFANRLAKDAQRYGMKGMAADPEEYSMGELSRLSEIPNALAIFCMATYGEGDPTDNAQDFYDWLQENDDEDLSGLNFTVFALGNKTYEHYNAMGKYVDKRLEDLGAKRIFDLGLGDDDGNLEEDFISWREQFWPAVCEHFGVEASGDESSIRQYELKVHTDLNMNKVYTGEIGRLKSFEVQKPPFDSKNPFLATVTVNRRLNKGGDRHLMHLELDITGSKIRYESGDHVAVFPTNDSALVNKLGEVLGVDLDVVISLNNLDEESNKKHPFPCPTTYRTALTHYLDITNPPRTNVLYELAQYASDPKDQENMRKMASSSPEGKSLYQNWVLDACRNILAILEDMPSLKPPIDHLCELLPRLQARYYSIASSSKVHPNSIHICAVVVEYQTKTGRVNKGVATNWLKNKLVNGHKSTVPMYIRKSQFRLPFKASNPVIMIGPGTGIAPFMGFIQERGWLKQQGKEVGETVMFFGCRHKNEDYIYQEELEDAEKNKVLTQLNVAFSRDQDHKVYVQHHLKKSKEPIWKLIHSENAHIYICGDARNMAKDVQLAFYEIAEEVGGMTRTQATDYVKKLMTKGRYSQDVWS; the protein is encoded by the exons GGTAAGAACATCATCGTATTCTACGGCTCCCAGACGGGAACAGCGGAGGAGTTTGCCAACAGGTTGGCCAAAGATGCACAGCGATACGGCATGAAAGGAATGGCTGCTGATCCAGAGGAGTACAGCATG GGGGAACTGTCTCGTCTGTCTGAGATTCCAAATGCCCTCGCCATCTTTTGCATGGCTACATATGGCGAAGGAGACCCAACTGATAACGCCCAGGACTTCTACGACTGGCTGCAGGAGAATGATGACGAGGATCTCTCTGGGCTGAACTTCACC GTTTTTGCTTTGGGCAATAAGACATACGAACACTACAACGCAATGGGAAAATACGTTGACAAAAGGCTGGAGGATCTGGGAGCCAAGCGCATCTTTGATCTGGGTTTAGGAGACGATGATGGCAA CCTTGAAGAAGATTTCATTTCATGGAGAGAGCAGTTCTGGCCGGCAGTCTGCGAGCACTTTGGTGTGGAGGCGTCAGGAGATGAGTCCAG CATTCGGCAGTATGAGCTGAAGGTTCACACTGATCTCAACATGAACAAAGTGTACACCGGGGAGATCGGCCGCCTGAAGAGCTTTGAGGTCCAGAAACC GCCCTTTGATTCTAAAAATCCTTTCCTGGCTACAGTCACAGTCAACCGCAGGCTCAACAAAGGTGGTGACAGACACCTTATGCACCTAGAGTTGGATATCACCGGCTCCAAGATCAG ATACGAGTCTGGAGACCACGTTGCCGTTTTCCCTACAAATGACTCAGCTCTAGTGAACAAGCTGGGAGAAGTCCTTGGCGTGGACCTTGATGTGGTTATCTCTCTTAATAACCTTGATG AGGAGTCCAACAAGAAGCATCCTTTCCCCTGTCCCACCACCTACCGCACGGCTCTCACTCACTACCTGGACATCACTAACCCTCCTCGCACCAACGTGTTGTACGAGCTGGCTCAGTACGCGTCCGACCCAAAAGATCAGGAGAACATGAGGAAGATGGCATCGTCATCCCCTGAGGGGAAA TCTCTCTACCAGAACTGGGTGTTGGACGCTTGTAGAAACATCCTCGCCATCTTGGAGGACATGCCCTCTCTAAAGCCTCCCATCGACCACCTATGTGAGCTGCTGCCTCGTCTCCAGGCTCGCTACTACTCCATCGCCTCCTCCTCTAAA GTTCATCCCAACAGCATTCACATCTGCGCCGTGGTGGTGGAGTACCAGACCAAGACGGGCCGCGTCAATAAAGGAGTCGCAACCAACTGGCTGAAAAACAAACTCGTCAACGGCCACAAGTCGACCGTTCCCATGTACATCCGCAAGTCTCAGTTCCGCCTGCCGTTCAAGGCCTCAAACCCGGTGATCATGATCGGTCCTGGAACCGGAATCGCTCCCTTCATGGGCTTCATCCAGGAGAGGGGATGGCTCAAACAGCAAG GGAAGGAGGTTGGAGAGACAGTGATGTTTTTTGGCTGTAGACACAAGAACGAGGACTATATTTaccaggaggagctggaggacgCAGAGAAGAACAAAGTCTTAACGCAGCTCAATGTGGCTTTCTCCAGAGACCAGGATCACAAG GTGTACGTGCAGCATCACCTGAAGAAAAGCAAGGAACCCATCTGGAAACTAATTCACTCAGAAAACGCTCACATCTACATCTGCGG TGATGCCAGAAATATGGCTAAAGATGTTCAGCTGGCTTTCTACGAGATTGCAGAGGAAGTTGGAGGCATGACACGCACCCAGGCCACAGACTACGTAAAGAAACTGATGACCAAGGGACGCTACTCGCAAGACGTGTGGAGTTAA